In the genome of Candidatus Kapaibacterium sp., the window TTTATCAAGGTACTCACCCTTGGACAGGTAACTTAGCTATCAATAGTACCACAAGTATAGCATTAGGAAATTATAATTTTGACTATCCGGCTAATGGTCCATGGGGAGCTTTCCAAATCAAAGCCGTTGTACGAAATGCTAACGATTTAGAAAAAGATGGCGACCCTTCGAATGACACCTATACAAGTTCTGTTACACCAATATTAAACGATGCCGGTGTTATAGGCTTTTTTGGTCCGCCCGAAGGTTTTGGACCCGGTGTCACTCAAGTTAGAGCACGCGTACGTAATTATGCACCCAAACCATTGACAAGTGTGACAATTAATTGGTCTATGGATGGCGTTGACCAAACTCCTGTTACTTTGACCGGAATAAATATTCCACGTGATGAAGTAGCTGACTTAGTTCTCGGAACATATGATTTTTACGCAAAATCACCATTAGGTCCTTTTGCTGTCGAATGTGCAACTTCTAATCCTAACGGAATCGCAGATGAAGATGATAAGAATGATAAATATGTCGGCGGTATAGGTCCATCGCTTGCAGCCGGAAATTATTTCATTGGTGCTACTAATTCACAATTCACATCACCTGCGGAAGCTGCATCTTATATTAACTCAAGTGGTGTTTTTGGACCAGGCAAGGTGACATTTGAAGTACGTCCCGGAACATATACAGGTCAAATCGTGTTGAACAGCCCGTTGCCAAATAAAAACGAGATTGAATTTATCGGTGGCTCATCATTCCCGGAAAATATTGTGTTAGCAGCTAATACAACAGCTCAAAATAATTTTGTGATTTTATTGGAAGGCTTGGAAAATGTAACTTTCCGCAATATGACTATCCGTAATAACAATAATGTGTCAGCCGGAGCCGGTGTAATTGTATCCGCAAAAAATGCAAAAGGATTGAATTTTACAAATGTAAGTTTCATGGGCGTTGCAAATTCACCAAGATACAACACCGGATTTGCGATTATGGACGTATCAAACTGTTCACCTATCAATGTATCGCATTGTAATTTTATGAATGGTTCTGTTGGTATTTATAACCTTGTAAACAGTGTTAACAATCCATCAATCATAATTGGCAATAATGATTTTGCTAATTTCTCATGGTTTGGTGTTTACAACCAAATCACACCAAACGTCGTTGGTAGCAATGTTGATATTTCATTTAATAAATTCAGCTATCTTTCAGGTACTGCTCCTGTCGGCGCTATTGCTTCTTGGAATTCTACTACTATTGCAAATAACGAATTTTCCGGTATCAGCGGTACAGGCGCACCAAACGAATCTGTGATTTATGTTAACCATACTTCGCAAAGTCTTAGTAATCCGGCTGAAATTTTGTCAAATTCGATTGTCGGATGTACTAATATTAACGGCATTTACGTTGTGGGTGCACACACGTTGATTGACAAAAACTATGTTAACATTAGCCAAACTGTCAATTACGGATATGCTCTTTTAAAAGCGGAAAATACTTCCGGCGCTATTGGTAACAACCAATTGTCCGGCACTAACATTTACGGGATGAATTTAATCAACTCACCGGAATTGGGTATCTTCTATAATTCGGTAGTAACTGAAAGTAGTTTCTATCCTACCATTATGTCGAGCAGTGCAGGTAGTATCATGAGAAATATTTTCATGAATATTGGAACTGCTCCTGTACTTCAAGTAGGGATGGTTGAAAATTCGAATCAAAATATTTTCTATTCTAACGGCGAAACTTTGATTTCCGATAATGGTGTAAATCGTGATTTGCCATCATGGCAAGAAGAAGGCTACGACCAAGATTCTCGTGTTGAATTCATCGAATTCATTAATTCCGTAGATTTGCATATTAAGATATATTCCCCCAGCTTACTCTTTGGACCCGCACTTTTCGATTACACTGATGGCTATGCACATACAATCGAATCTTCAGATTTTGACGGTTTGAATAGAATATCATATTATGCCGGTTCTCATGAATTAACATTGTCTGTTTCTCTCATAACTCAAAGCGAAGGTATCGTAAATTGCGTTAATTCCACAGACAATTACATTTCGGTTACTTCAGCAATTGGTTACGATGCTCCGATGAATTACCAATGGTACAAAGACGGCGTTCCGGTGCCGGGTGCTACTGAACCGATTTTGTTCTTCAATGATTTGCAACATCATCAAGCAGGTCTCTATCATGCACGTATCGGCGGTCCGGGTGCGACTCCTCGTATTTATTCTGCTCCTGTTACTGTCTATGTATTGCGTCCAACTGAAATCACTCGTTATTCCGATGATGAATTTGCCGAAAATGGCGGACTTGCTACTTTGTGGTTTGAAGCACATGTTAATGGCACACCTATCGAAGATGCAATTATAAATGACGAAGTCAAAGTTCAGTGGTACTATTATATTGATGGTACTAACGACAGACTTTTAGCTAATGATAACAAATTCGCCGGTGTAAG includes:
- a CDS encoding GEVED domain-containing protein, which translates into the protein MKMYLRFFMLLTIAFLWNNSKALTQPSYCAANGTCSYEYIESVDFEGIETGTMDCKTYIDFTKDYLPDLDMGKTYTMKIGLGSWDYNDNVTVWIDFNQNGDFTDSGEEFTLKQDGASSSGDIKIPTGSGIKSGVTGMRIRLEWGQTPKPCGNSSSGYGNVLDFHVNIVEPLPDAHITAITNPTTPWRVGTHNVTATLRNSGDLALFNVDIDWYINDVYQGTHPWTGNLAINSTTSIALGNYNFDYPANGPWGAFQIKAVVRNANDLEKDGDPSNDTYTSSVTPILNDAGVIGFFGPPEGFGPGVTQVRARVRNYAPKPLTSVTINWSMDGVDQTPVTLTGINIPRDEVADLVLGTYDFYAKSPLGPFAVECATSNPNGIADEDDKNDKYVGGIGPSLAAGNYFIGATNSQFTSPAEAASYINSSGVFGPGKVTFEVRPGTYTGQIVLNSPLPNKNEIEFIGGSSFPENIVLAANTTAQNNFVILLEGLENVTFRNMTIRNNNNVSAGAGVIVSAKNAKGLNFTNVSFMGVANSPRYNTGFAIMDVSNCSPINVSHCNFMNGSVGIYNLVNSVNNPSIIIGNNDFANFSWFGVYNQITPNVVGSNVDISFNKFSYLSGTAPVGAIASWNSTTIANNEFSGISGTGAPNESVIYVNHTSQSLSNPAEILSNSIVGCTNINGIYVVGAHTLIDKNYVNISQTVNYGYALLKAENTSGAIGNNQLSGTNIYGMNLINSPELGIFYNSVVTESSFYPTIMSSSAGSIMRNIFMNIGTAPVLQVGMVENSNQNIFYSNGETLISDNGVNRDLPSWQEEGYDQDSRVEFIEFINSVDLHIKIYSPSLLFGPALFDYTDGYAHTIESSDFDGLNRISYYAGSHELTLSVSLITQSEGIVNCVNSTDNYISVTSAIGYDAPMNYQWYKDGVPVPGATEPILFFNDLQHHQAGLYHARIGGPGATPRIYSAPVTVYVLRPTEITRYSDDEFAENGGLATLWFEAHVNGTPIEDAIINDEVKVQWYYYIDGTNDRLLANDNKFAGVRSNYLTIRNFRGIDEGEYYAVIEGLCGTVQTKYMNMELEQLGIAFTQQPENATECVNSDVTLEAMATTQSTKNIIYRWSKDATPLTDNAKYSGTMTRSLTIKGIDADDAGTYSVTATLEGTTVSLKSAEAVVAALLGPTITEDLEDIEVEEGEQIMLQIVAVSNPNEVLNYILYLSGESIYSGTAISGEPIVWTKDNAQPEDAGFYMFMVTNNCGDVESEQIEVAVTSGTTDVTDVSSGGYILSAPTPNPVNGDAQVSYYVPVSAQVRVSLTDAIGSKAIELSNEYKAIGQYNLNINSSTLNLTSGTYFLILESNGKRLMQKVSVVK